The following nucleotide sequence is from bacterium.
ATTGAAATGCTGCCGGATCAAGATCATCAATAGAAAAATTATATGCAGGCACACTATCCCATTTTTTACCTATTTTCCCGAGTAAAAAACGTTCAAGTGACGGGCCTTTTAGTTCCTGTAAAGTACTCCCTGAACGATAATAATAATGGCCTTTATACGAAATGGGGCTTGGATATGGTTCTATATTAATTTCTAAAAATGCCTTTTTTTTATCCTCAACAAGATTGATATCTACAGTAAGGCCTAAAATATCTCTAATTTTATTGGGCAAATCCTCCATAAGTTTATGTGCTTTATCTATTCCAGTTATTTCCCCCTTGTCATTCTTACCGATAACAAGTTTCCCGCCATTAGCATTGGCAAAACCGCAGACCCATTTTAAATAATCATCATGCCAATTCTGTTTCCATTCTATTTTTTGATTTTCTCTCATTGGCTACTTTATACCCGACACTAAAACTTCTTTTCTCAAAATAAATACTAAGATAAAAATTATAGGATATTCACCTTGCACGGCTCACCATCTCCCAGAACTGCTCAGGATATAACAGCCTGTATTCTCCGTATCCGTGTTCATCAACAAAAACCAGATTGTGGTTAAACTGCTGGTAGAACCATACTTCATAGGGCTTACTGCTCATTTCAAACGGATGCCTTTCCACATCATCGGGAGGCCCGAGTATTACATAAACCATACCTCTCTCTGTTTTCCATCCGGCAAGGTAATATCCGAAATTCTCATTTGCAATATCTATCCTTCGGTAATATTCATCCCTTATCTCATTCTCATCCGTACCTGGAGACGGATCCAACTCTTTCCAGAATTCGCTGAAAACCTTTTTCTTCTCCTTCGGCTTCATTTTAAGCAGTTTCTTAATAAATGATTTTTTTGCAATCCACCTCATCTGCTCAATGGCAGCATCAAGATTGGCTGAAGTAGAGGGCATGTCAAGCCAGTGAATCATTACAGGCCTCTTCTGTCCTGCAACGTATTTTGAGCTCTCTACAGTTAAAACAACATTATACCTGCCGTTTGACAGATCTTTCCTGTCCATTTTACAGACAAGAGGAGTAACCGCACCTTCTATTTTCTTTTTAAACTTTTTAATGACTATCTCTTTCCCGTCCTTGTCAACAATTTTTAATGTGACCTGAACTTCAGGAATTATATCCTTAGTATAAATTTCCGAGTAGACAAAAAGGTTTTTCTGGGTATCAAGATAATTACCAAAAACATTCGGTTTTATTTTGAATTTCTTTGTTGAATCTGTAAATACCGTATCTGCAAGAAGAATGTCGCTAAGCATAATCTTTTCAGTAAAAAACTTCGGAACTTCAAAATCTGTTTTCAATTTTCTTGTTTTTTTTGCATCAAGATCTGTCAGAGAAATTTTTACTTTATAAATTCCGGGCAGCAGTAAAAAATCCGTCTCCGTAATATTAAAAAGCTTGCGTGAATTGGTTTTATCGTATATAGGGACAGAAACTTCTTTTGTTATTATTTTATGGGCACAGTCATCTCCATTTTTATCTAAAGCAACAATAACAAGTTCATAAGATGCTTTAAACCCCGGATCTGTTTTTACAAATTGTAATTCATCATAACGAATTCTTGTATAAATACTAACTTTGGTGCTGTCATTCCCCGGCTTTGCGAATGATACTATATCGTAATAAAACACAGGAATGCCTTCAGTGGGCCTGTAATTGAATTCAGGAAGCTGGCTGTAAGCACTTATGCTGCATAAAAGTACAAAAGCAAAAAGTGCCGTACGTTTTAATATTTTATTTTTTTTCATGATTTTCTCCGTTTACAACTTTAGTCAGGAATTGGCACTAATTAGTATATCAGCCATTCCTTAAAAATAAAGAGTTGCTCTTAAATCATAAGTAAACCCCTCTTCAATAATAACCGAAACAATATCTCCTGTTTCTACAGAGGAATCAATCCATACTGTTTGATCAATTTCAGGACAATCTCCGCAGGTTCTTCCGTAAAACATATTCTCCTGCTTATCAAATCCGTCAACAATGACCTTTTGAACAGTTGATTCCAAAGAACGGTTTATCTCTTCGGAAATTTGTGCCTGCCTGTTCATAATCATTCTGTATCTTTCTTCCGCGACATTTTTATCCACACGGCCGCTCATTAAATATGCGGGCGTACCCTCCTCAGGAGAAAAAATAAAACATCCCAGCCTTTCAAACTTTTCCTCACCTACAAAATCCAGAAGTTCATTAAACTCTTCTTCGGTCTCTCCAGGGAAGCCGACTATAAAAGCCGTACGAAGCACAATCTCCGGTATTGCACTTCTTAATCTCCGGACAACGCTCTCGGTCTGTTCTCTCGTCATATTTCTGCCCATGCGTTTTAAAACTGAGGAAGAAATGTGCTGAAGGGGAAGGTCAAGATATTTGCATACTTTTTCTTCCTCTGCTATTGTGTCTATAAGCTCGGAAGTAATTTTTGCAGGATGAGCATACATAATCCGAATCCATTCAACTGAACTAATATCTGCAATACCGCGGATAATAGAAGATAAATTGTAAGAGGAATCAATATCCTCTCCGTAAGCAGTTGTATCCTGCCCTACAAGGATAATTTCTTTTACCCCCTGGGATGCCAGCATTTCAGCTTCTTCAATTACTTTTTCAAAGGACAGAGACTTTGCCCCCCCTTTTATTAAGGGGATTGCACAAAATGTACATTTATGACTGCACCCGTCTGATATCTTAAGATATGCAGTATGATTTGGAGTGGCAAGTCTTTTCGGCCTGATTCT
It contains:
- a CDS encoding GWxTD domain-containing protein, whose product is MKKNKILKRTALFAFVLLCSISAYSQLPEFNYRPTEGIPVFYYDIVSFAKPGNDSTKVSIYTRIRYDELQFVKTDPGFKASYELVIVALDKNGDDCAHKIITKEVSVPIYDKTNSRKLFNITETDFLLLPGIYKVKISLTDLDAKKTRKLKTDFEVPKFFTEKIMLSDILLADTVFTDSTKKFKIKPNVFGNYLDTQKNLFVYSEIYTKDIIPEVQVTLKIVDKDGKEIVIKKFKKKIEGAVTPLVCKMDRKDLSNGRYNVVLTVESSKYVAGQKRPVMIHWLDMPSTSANLDAAIEQMRWIAKKSFIKKLLKMKPKEKKKVFSEFWKELDPSPGTDENEIRDEYYRRIDIANENFGYYLAGWKTERGMVYVILGPPDDVERHPFEMSSKPYEVWFYQQFNHNLVFVDEHGYGEYRLLYPEQFWEMVSRAR
- the rimO gene encoding 30S ribosomal protein S12 methylthiotransferase RimO, giving the protein MNGTGKKVCLITMGCPKNDVDSELLWGVLKPHNVELVDSAEDADMIFINTCGFIKDAKQESVNTILSAAALKLEMPGKELYVWGCLSERYKEELQKDIPEVDRYFGVESFYEIEKYLFGTETASTKKRIRPKRLATPNHTAYLKISDGCSHKCTFCAIPLIKGGAKSLSFEKVIEEAEMLASQGVKEIILVGQDTTAYGEDIDSSYNLSSIIRGIADISSVEWIRIMYAHPAKITSELIDTIAEEEKVCKYLDLPLQHISSSVLKRMGRNMTREQTESVVRRLRSAIPEIVLRTAFIVGFPGETEEEFNELLDFVGEEKFERLGCFIFSPEEGTPAYLMSGRVDKNVAEERYRMIMNRQAQISEEINRSLESTVQKVIVDGFDKQENMFYGRTCGDCPEIDQTVWIDSSVETGDIVSVIIEEGFTYDLRATLYF